TGGTTTCTCTTTCTTCACCAATCGAGGCAGCCAGGCTATCGAGGCCCACTGGGCCACCGCCAAAGTTGCTAATCATGGTGTGCAGCAGTTTGCGGTCCATGGGGTCAAAGCCAAGGTCGTCGACTTCTAAAACTTTTAAAGAAGATTGAGCCATGGCTTGGTCGATCATACCGGTGCCTTTTACTTGGGCAAAGTCTCGTACCCTGCGCAATAAGCGATTAGCGATGCGCGGGGTGCCGCGGGAACGGGTGGCAATTTCTTGCGCGCCGGCTGCATCCATTTCAATTTTTAAAATTTTAGCGGAGCGATGGATAATTTGCATTAACTCTTCTGGGGCATAAAATTCTAAACGGGCGGAAAATCCGAAACGTTCGCGTAAAGGAGAGGTTAAAAGCCCAGCGCGGGTGGTTGCACCAATGAGGGTAAATTTGGGTAAATCGAGTTTGATCGATTTAGCCGAGGGCCCCTGGCCAATGACTAAGTCTAATTGATAATCTTCCATGGCAGGGTAGAGGATTTCTTCGACAATGTGGCTTAAACGGTGGATTTCATCAATAAACAATACGTCGTGTTCTTCCAAATTGGTGAGCAAGGCCGCCAAATCGCCCGCCCGTTCAATGGCTGGGCCCGAAGTGCTTTTGATTTGGGAGCCCATTTCTTTGGCAATAATGTGGGCCAGCGAAGTTTTGCCCAAGCCCGGTGGGCCATAGAATAACATGTGGTCTAATGCGTCATGGCGTTGTTGGGCGGCAAGGATAAAAACTTTAAGTTTTTCTTTAAGTTTTTCTTGGCCAATGTATTCTTTTAAGTTGGTGGGGCGAAGGCTAGTTTCTTGACTCAAAGGTTCATCGGTTTGTAAGTCGGCTTCGAGCAGTGTATTTTCTCGGATCATTAGTAAGATAACCTCTTTAATCCTTCTTTAACTAATTTTGGCAAGGATAAGTGTTTGGCCCCTTCGATACTGGCTAAAACCTTTTCGGCCTCAGTTTTAGAATAACCCAAATTGGTAAAGGCGCTGATGGCCTCTTGCCAATGCGCGTTTTGTTCTGAGCTACGAGTTGATTCGTGGCTACCCAATTTTGCGACCGCCAGCATTTTATCTTTTAACTCAACGATCATACGCTCAGCCGTTTTTTTACCAATGCCTGGAATCGACGTTAACTTAATTAAATTTTCTTGATAAATGGCCTCGGCGATTTCATGAGCCGCCAAATGAGACAAAATGCCCAAACCTACTTTGGGGCCAATGCCTGAGACCGATAAAAGTTTTTTGAAAACAGTTTCTTCATCGGGGCTTAAGAACCCAAATAAATTAAGGGCATCTTCACGCACCACCGTGTGGATGCGAATTTCAATGGGGTTGCCGAGCGGCGGCAGCACGCTTAAGGCGCGTTTGGAGAGAAACACTCGGTAGCCAACGCCACTAACATCTAGAATGATCCCTTCGTCATCGATTTCTTGTAAATTTCCTTTTAAGAAGGCGATCATCGGGCCCTCGTTTTTTTCAAAAATTTGTAAGACTGGTGGTGACAAATGGCAACGGCTAAGGCGTCGCTGGCATCTTTCATGGCCACATCTTCTAAATGTAAAAGGAGTTTTACCATTTTTTGCACTTGCTCTTTGCTAGCCTGGCCAAAACCCGTAACTGCCATTTTGACTTGAG
This portion of the Deltaproteobacteria bacterium genome encodes:
- the ruvA gene encoding Holliday junction branch migration protein RuvA; the encoded protein is MIAFLKGNLQEIDDEGIILDVSGVGYRVFLSKRALSVLPPLGNPIEIRIHTVVREDALNLFGFLSPDEETVFKKLLSVSGIGPKVGLGILSHLAAHEIAEAIYQENLIKLTSIPGIGKKTAERMIVELKDKMLAVAKLGSHESTRSSEQNAHWQEAISAFTNLGYSKTEAEKVLASIEGAKHLSLPKLVKEGLKRLSY
- the ruvB gene encoding Holliday junction branch migration DNA helicase RuvB, coding for MIRENTLLEADLQTDEPLSQETSLRPTNLKEYIGQEKLKEKLKVFILAAQQRHDALDHMLFYGPPGLGKTSLAHIIAKEMGSQIKSTSGPAIERAGDLAALLTNLEEHDVLFIDEIHRLSHIVEEILYPAMEDYQLDLVIGQGPSAKSIKLDLPKFTLIGATTRAGLLTSPLRERFGFSARLEFYAPEELMQIIHRSAKILKIEMDAAGAQEIATRSRGTPRIANRLLRRVRDFAQVKGTGMIDQAMAQSSLKVLEVDDLGFDPMDRKLLHTMISNFGGGPVGLDSLAASIGEERETIEDVYEPFLIQSGFIQRTPRGRIATELAYRHLGLNKTTGQQNELF